In one Mycobacteriales bacterium genomic region, the following are encoded:
- a CDS encoding helix-turn-helix transcriptional regulator, producing the protein MSTTIESSADLIDPFPTVTTGSDTQPAAELEALRRRELAAFLRSRRERLSPDQLELPSHGRRRTPGLRREEVAQHAGVGVTWYTWLEQARDIHVSEQVLDAIARTLLLDPHERSHLFTLAGSPLTVTGPDSMPLSEPVRTLLAKLDPYPTCVTNGRYDLLAYNRAYTVLMGDLDSLPFQDRNSMWLLFTNREFRDPVPDWECVARRLVAQYRAAMAEHVGEPVWKCLVRRLQDASPEFAEMWRRHDVAAPENVTKRLRHPQLGALQFSSTNLWLSQRLGVRLLTYTPDDAETLAALTRAADVEPRSLLEAG; encoded by the coding sequence ATGAGCACGACCATCGAGTCAAGCGCTGACCTGATCGACCCGTTCCCCACCGTAACGACGGGGTCCGACACCCAGCCTGCCGCCGAGCTCGAGGCACTGCGCCGCCGGGAGCTGGCCGCATTCCTCCGCAGCCGCCGCGAGCGGCTGAGCCCGGACCAGCTCGAGCTGCCGAGCCACGGCCGGCGGCGGACGCCGGGGCTGCGCCGCGAGGAGGTGGCCCAGCACGCCGGTGTGGGTGTGACTTGGTACACCTGGCTCGAGCAGGCCCGCGACATCCACGTGTCCGAGCAGGTGCTGGATGCGATCGCCCGCACGCTGCTGCTCGACCCCCACGAGCGCAGCCACCTGTTCACCCTCGCCGGCTCGCCCCTCACCGTGACCGGGCCGGACAGCATGCCGCTTTCGGAGCCGGTGCGGACGTTGCTCGCGAAGCTCGACCCCTACCCGACCTGCGTGACGAACGGTCGCTACGACCTGCTCGCCTACAACCGGGCCTACACGGTCCTGATGGGCGACCTCGACTCGCTGCCGTTCCAGGACCGCAACAGCATGTGGCTGCTGTTCACCAACCGCGAGTTCCGCGACCCGGTGCCGGACTGGGAGTGCGTGGCCCGCCGGCTGGTCGCGCAGTACCGCGCAGCGATGGCCGAGCACGTGGGAGAACCGGTCTGGAAGTGCCTGGTCCGCAGGCTGCAGGATGCCTCACCTGAGTTCGCCGAGATGTGGCGCCGGCACGACGTGGCCGCGCCGGAAAACGTCACCAAGCGCCTTCGGCATCCGCAGCTCGGAGCGCTGCAGTTCTCCTCGACCAATCTCTGGCTCTCGCAGCGGCTCGGCGTCCGCCTGCTCACCTACACGCCGGACGATGCGGAGACGCTCGCCGCACTGACCCGCGCTGCCGACGTCGAGCCCCGCTCGCTACTCGAGGCCGGCTAG
- a CDS encoding nucleotidyltransferase family protein, with the protein MTEVGTRQGDVAAVVLAAGAGLRMGTPKALVSLGGELLVERAIRLAASAGCDPVLVVLGAESERVLATASLDGAEPVIAADWEQGMSASFTAGLSAAQETRAGAAVLLLVDQPLVSAAALNRLQTAWRAGAQVAVATYAGRARNPVLFDRSVWASVVESVTGDIGARPWLQAHPEIVVPVECADVASAADVDTPEDLAGLE; encoded by the coding sequence ATGACGGAGGTCGGCACCCGACAGGGCGACGTCGCGGCCGTGGTGCTTGCGGCCGGTGCGGGGCTTCGGATGGGTACGCCGAAGGCCTTGGTATCGCTCGGCGGCGAGCTCTTGGTCGAGCGGGCGATCAGGCTGGCCGCCTCCGCCGGATGTGATCCGGTGCTGGTCGTGCTCGGCGCGGAGTCCGAGCGCGTGCTGGCGACCGCGAGTCTTGACGGGGCCGAGCCGGTCATCGCCGCGGACTGGGAACAGGGGATGAGTGCGTCCTTCACGGCCGGGCTCTCGGCCGCACAGGAGACGCGGGCCGGCGCCGCCGTGTTGCTGTTGGTCGATCAGCCGCTGGTGTCGGCCGCTGCTCTGAACCGATTGCAAACGGCGTGGCGTGCGGGTGCGCAGGTGGCGGTCGCGACGTACGCCGGGCGGGCGCGTAACCCGGTGCTGTTCGACCGCTCGGTGTGGGCCTCGGTCGTCGAGTCCGTCACCGGCGACATCGGAGCCAGGCCGTGGCTACAGGCGCACCCGGAGATCGTCGTACCGGTCGAGTGCGCGGATGTCGCGAGCGCTGCGGACGTGGACACGCCCGAGGATCTAGCCGGCCTCGAGTAG
- a CDS encoding MFS transporter: protein MTTASTLSERLPRSVPPRPETFEPPVPELSVAGLITVLVGVLLPITDFFIVNVALPTMRTDLHASSGVLELVVSGYATAYAVLLVLGGRLGDTHGRRRLFLTGIAAFTATSLLCGLAPSAPALVVARVLQGAAAAMMVPQTLSTIQATGDVHSRSRALGWFGATGGLAAVTGQVLGGALVSANIAGTGWRAIFFVNVPIGLVGLVLAARRVPETRSSRRHHIDVVGTLLLGATLIAVLVPLTEGRALHWPLWSVAMLALAPVGAAAFARTELRLERRGGSPLVPPSVVRQPSMLRGLALAVMFFGTFGAFMFVYTLITQGVLGFTPIRAGLTMAPLAVAFLATSLATTRLVARYGRAVIGAGAAIQLVGLLVVIAALETAWPAVTATDLAPGLLIMGAGQGLIMSPLIRVVLSDVPIESAGAGSGVLTTTQQTALALGVATIGSAFLSLSPVGRMGPLHAVVAVLALQTLVAGILAVGSRALPATQRA, encoded by the coding sequence ATGACTACCGCTTCTACCCTCTCCGAACGGCTGCCGCGCAGCGTGCCGCCCCGCCCGGAGACGTTCGAACCTCCGGTCCCGGAGCTGTCCGTGGCCGGTCTCATCACCGTTCTGGTCGGCGTGCTCTTGCCGATCACCGACTTCTTCATCGTGAACGTCGCGCTCCCCACGATGCGTACCGACCTTCATGCGTCGAGCGGCGTGCTCGAGCTCGTCGTGTCCGGCTATGCGACGGCGTACGCCGTGCTCCTCGTGCTCGGCGGGCGGCTCGGCGACACCCACGGCCGGCGCCGGCTGTTCCTCACCGGCATCGCCGCGTTCACCGCAACCTCCCTGTTGTGCGGCCTCGCGCCGAGCGCGCCGGCGCTGGTCGTCGCGCGGGTGCTGCAGGGCGCGGCGGCGGCGATGATGGTCCCGCAGACCCTGTCGACGATCCAGGCGACCGGCGACGTGCACTCGCGATCGCGTGCGCTCGGCTGGTTCGGCGCGACCGGCGGCCTGGCGGCAGTGACCGGGCAGGTGCTCGGTGGCGCGCTGGTGTCGGCCAACATCGCCGGCACCGGCTGGCGCGCGATCTTCTTCGTCAACGTACCCATCGGCCTGGTCGGGCTGGTGCTCGCCGCACGGCGGGTTCCCGAAACCCGGTCGTCGCGCCGGCATCACATCGACGTTGTCGGAACCCTGCTGCTCGGCGCGACGCTGATCGCGGTGCTCGTGCCGCTGACCGAGGGCCGCGCGCTGCACTGGCCGCTGTGGTCAGTGGCGATGCTTGCGCTCGCCCCTGTCGGCGCCGCCGCGTTCGCGCGAACCGAGCTGCGGTTGGAGCGTCGCGGCGGCTCGCCGCTGGTGCCGCCGTCCGTGGTGCGCCAGCCGAGCATGTTGCGCGGGCTCGCCCTCGCCGTGATGTTCTTCGGAACGTTCGGGGCGTTCATGTTCGTCTACACCCTCATCACCCAGGGCGTGTTGGGCTTCACCCCGATCCGTGCCGGGCTCACGATGGCCCCGCTCGCGGTCGCGTTCCTCGCAACATCGCTGGCCACGACCCGGCTGGTGGCTCGCTACGGGCGCGCTGTGATCGGAGCCGGCGCAGCGATCCAACTGGTCGGCCTGCTGGTCGTGATCGCCGCACTCGAGACCGCGTGGCCGGCCGTGACCGCTACCGATCTCGCACCCGGGCTGCTGATCATGGGTGCCGGTCAGGGCTTGATCATGAGCCCGCTGATCCGCGTCGTGCTTTCCGACGTGCCGATCGAGTCCGCCGGCGCGGGCAGCGGCGTGCTGACGACGACGCAGCAGACCGCGCTCGCCCTCGGCGTCGCAACGATCGGGAGCGCATTCCTGAGCCTGTC